The Gammaproteobacteria bacterium genome includes the window ATAATGACAATCAGATCGATCGGCTTGCTGATGCGAATATCGGAGGTGCCCGTCGTTTTTTGCAGCTGGTACGAAACAATTTGATTCATGCGTTCGGTTTGTTCCCGCAGGGTTTCGATTTGTGCCTGCTCGATTGCTTCCTGATCGCTCAAACCGGTCAATACCGCGAGTGGAGTTTTCAGACTATGGGCGAGATCATCCATCGCATTGCGATAACGCTGGCGCTGGTATTGTTCTCGTTTGAGCAGGATATTCAGATTTTCGGTCAGCGGTGCTATCTCGTCGGGATACTCCTGCTCGAATCCTGACTGTTTTTGATCTTCAATCGCTTTTACCTCAAGACCGATTTTCTGCAGCGGTATCAAACTCCAGCGGGTTACCAGGTACATCACCAGCAGCAACAGCAGTGTGGTAATAATCAGCCATGCCCATAGTGTTTGCCGAAATCGATTCAACTGTTCGAAATATCCGACCGCGTTACGCCAGACGACAACCTCATATCGCTGTAACTTGTTTTTGGCATCCGGCCACTGCAGTGAAAATCCAAGGCGAAAATACGGCGTTGCAAGATGCTCGACTGTTTGAAAATCCCATTCCCCGGGATCGATCCCACCGATTGCCGGAAAACTGACAGTGATCGATTCAGAGCGCCAGATCTCGCGTTTATACCGATTGTATAAAAGCGCGTACAGGCCCGAATTTCGAATAACCAGGCTCGGCTCGAACAAACGATCTTCAGAAACGGTAATACTTCGACCGAGGCTATCTTGATCAACCGCGGCCAGCAGGCTGTAGATCAGCAGCTGCAGCCCGTCCTCTTCCGCCTGCAGCGCCCGTTTTACCACGGCGCGCTCCAGCGCTA containing:
- a CDS encoding ATP-binding protein, which translates into the protein MKSIKSRLTLVSMVVLVVFMVLTAIALERAVVKRALQAEEDGLQLLIYSLLAAVDQDSLGRSITVSEDRLFEPSLVIRNSGLYALLYNRYKREIWRSESITVSFPAIGGIDPGEWDFQTVEHLATPYFRLGFSLQWPDAKNKLQRYEVVVWRNAVGYFEQLNRFRQTLWAWLIITTLLLLLVMYLVTRWSLIPLQKIGLEVKAIEDQKQSGFEQEYPDEIAPLTENLNILLKREQYQRQRYRNAMDDLAHSLKTPLAVLTGLSDQEAIEQAQIETLREQTERMNQIVSYQLQKTTGTSDIRISKPIDLIVIIDKLLSALEKVYQEKGIVVDRRLPAQALLRMDEGDCLEVVGNLLDNAFKYGHKRISIDVRAGDDRSMTLTIEDDGDGLAADAIQQILNRGTRLDEATEGQGIGLAVVGDIVESYNIELKFSSADLGGLRICLVFQKI